A section of the Deltaproteobacteria bacterium genome encodes:
- a CDS encoding gamma-glutamyltransferase — protein sequence MTGTAPAAARLAPSLLAGFLAITAVACAGFLQSRPPSRTSAVAASHPLATESAARILTEGGSAIDAAIAAALVLNVAEPWNSGLGGGGFALVHDPEKGAVSFDFRERAPAGFDAAAFEKILAKQIHASVDGPLAVAVPSLWPALIELHARYGRLPLDRLVEDARRHAADGVALTGAYGERCERRKAALAADSNARRIFLDSSGNCPASGWILVQPELASVLGRLAPNPSLDEWNGIVEAPLAKRLAPAGNPVSGADLRAAVPVERPPVRGRFRNHEIVSMGPPSSGGIIVIGLLQTYEAAAGLFAEMPRDLLWIKASRLAFFDRAKLLGDPGFSDVPSQKLTSADYARRQAARIKPGSRLLLDEASPSPAGGTDTTHLSVVDKSGLAVAMTLSINTSFGSGVVIPGTGILLNNHMDDFYLRRPNAYGLVGNERNAPAPGKRPLSSMAPTLLYGPDGKLTAALGSPGGSRIPSAVAWTIRGLVEKNLSGREAICSPRLHHQWQPDILFADREAPAAELAAAGYTVQPAATGIGNVQMVLRTPSGWEAHSDCRGEGTGWSGTAGAP from the coding sequence ATGACGGGAACTGCTCCGGCAGCGGCACGACTGGCCCCCAGCCTTCTGGCCGGGTTCCTCGCCATCACGGCGGTTGCCTGCGCCGGATTTCTCCAGTCCAGGCCCCCATCCCGCACGTCGGCTGTTGCGGCCAGCCACCCGCTGGCGACGGAATCGGCGGCACGGATCCTGACCGAAGGCGGATCAGCCATTGATGCGGCCATCGCGGCGGCGCTGGTGCTCAACGTGGCCGAGCCCTGGAACTCCGGCCTCGGCGGCGGCGGGTTCGCACTGGTTCACGACCCGGAGAAAGGCGCCGTCTCGTTCGACTTCCGCGAGCGGGCCCCCGCCGGGTTCGATGCCGCCGCGTTCGAGAAGATACTGGCGAAACAGATTCACGCCTCGGTGGACGGCCCCCTTGCGGTCGCGGTTCCGTCCCTCTGGCCCGCGCTCATTGAACTCCACGCCCGCTACGGGCGGCTCCCCCTGGACCGGCTGGTCGAGGACGCCCGGCGGCACGCGGCAGATGGAGTGGCCCTAACGGGAGCTTACGGCGAGCGGTGCGAGCGGCGGAAGGCGGCCCTGGCGGCCGACTCCAATGCCCGGCGGATATTCCTGGACAGCAGCGGCAACTGCCCCGCTTCAGGGTGGATTCTGGTTCAGCCGGAACTGGCCAGCGTGCTGGGCCGCCTTGCCCCCAATCCGTCGCTCGATGAATGGAACGGCATCGTTGAGGCTCCGCTCGCCAAGCGGCTCGCACCGGCGGGAAATCCCGTCTCCGGGGCGGATCTTCGCGCCGCCGTTCCGGTCGAACGGCCCCCCGTGCGCGGCCGGTTCCGCAACCACGAGATCGTCTCGATGGGGCCGCCCTCGTCGGGCGGCATCATCGTGATCGGGCTTCTGCAAACGTACGAGGCAGCGGCGGGACTGTTTGCGGAGATGCCCCGCGATCTCCTGTGGATCAAGGCGTCGCGGCTCGCCTTCTTTGACCGGGCGAAACTCCTGGGCGATCCCGGCTTCTCGGATGTCCCGTCGCAGAAGCTGACCTCGGCGGATTACGCCCGCCGCCAGGCGGCCCGGATCAAACCCGGCTCGCGTCTGTTGCTGGACGAAGCATCACCCTCGCCTGCCGGTGGTACCGACACGACGCATCTCTCTGTCGTTGACAAGAGCGGGCTCGCCGTCGCCATGACGCTCTCCATCAACACGTCATTCGGTTCCGGCGTGGTGATCCCCGGAACCGGGATCCTCCTGAACAACCACATGGACGATTTCTACCTCCGCCGCCCGAACGCCTACGGGCTCGTGGGGAACGAGCGTAACGCCCCCGCCCCCGGCAAGCGGCCTCTTTCCAGCATGGCCCCGACCCTTCTCTACGGGCCGGACGGGAAGCTCACTGCCGCACTCGGCTCACCGGGCGGAAGCCGGATCCCCTCGGCCGTTGCGTGGACGATCCGTGGACTGGTGGAAAAGAATCTTTCCGGCCGTGAGGCCATCTGCTCGCCCCGCCTTCACCACCAGTGGCAGCCGGATATCCTTTTTGCCGACCGGGAGGCCCCGGCAGCCGAACTCGCCGCTGCCGGATATACGGTACAGCCCGCCGCCACCGGCATCGGAAACGTGCAGATGGTCCTTCGCACACCGTCCGGCTGGGAGGCCCACTCCGACTGCCGCGGGGAAGGGACCGGCTGGTCTGGAACCGCCGGAGCGCCATGA
- a CDS encoding glycosyltransferase: MICHLTSSYPTSRVPYSGHFIHALARQQQLTGSGVLVIAPEADRPAALRETGEPRLVTFEAGTGFDLPGGLKALLETKPAATSARLPGYLQKMLMAVLDQARTAEVIHAHWLAPAGIVALIARAAIGIPVCLTARGSDVTLLEKLPAAAALLFAGVPVAAVSDPLAARLRALGLVRVRTIAQPAATGTGEPPPWTSRDRSRFGWAGSLVPGKRPDLAIEAVRLLPGATLDILGDGPLRAELEKTCTDNGLGGRVRFHGAVPPDSIPAFLKEISALVFTSEAEGRPNIVLEAVLTGTPVIASAIPAVTELRGLGGNFRPFAPGSAGELAAAMRDHMASLMQSRQMAEAARAGIRLPSWPETLESYAELYRSAAAAV; this comes from the coding sequence ATGATCTGCCACCTCACCTCCAGCTATCCCACCAGCCGGGTGCCCTATTCGGGACACTTCATCCATGCGCTCGCCCGCCAGCAGCAACTGACCGGCAGCGGCGTGCTGGTCATCGCCCCGGAGGCTGACCGCCCGGCGGCCCTCCGCGAAACCGGAGAGCCGCGCCTTGTCACCTTCGAGGCGGGAACCGGATTCGACCTGCCGGGCGGGCTCAAGGCGCTGCTGGAGACGAAACCCGCCGCCACCTCGGCGCGGCTCCCCGGCTACCTGCAGAAGATGCTAATGGCGGTCCTCGATCAGGCGCGGACGGCGGAAGTGATCCATGCCCACTGGCTCGCCCCGGCGGGAATCGTCGCACTCATCGCACGGGCGGCCATCGGGATTCCCGTCTGTCTCACCGCGCGAGGGAGCGACGTGACGCTGCTCGAAAAACTCCCGGCGGCGGCCGCCCTGCTCTTTGCCGGCGTACCAGTCGCTGCCGTTTCGGACCCGCTCGCCGCACGGCTACGTGCGCTGGGACTTGTCCGCGTCCGGACGATCGCGCAGCCGGCGGCCACCGGCACCGGCGAGCCGCCGCCCTGGACCAGCCGGGACCGGAGCCGGTTCGGCTGGGCAGGATCGCTCGTTCCGGGCAAGAGGCCCGATCTTGCCATCGAGGCGGTCCGGCTGCTCCCCGGTGCGACGCTGGACATACTGGGCGATGGCCCCCTGCGGGCAGAACTGGAAAAGACCTGTACAGATAACGGGCTCGGCGGCCGTGTCCGGTTTCATGGTGCGGTACCGCCGGACTCCATCCCTGCCTTTCTCAAGGAGATATCCGCTCTCGTTTTCACATCGGAGGCCGAAGGCCGCCCGAACATCGTGCTGGAGGCTGTCCTCACCGGGACGCCCGTCATCGCCTCGGCCATTCCGGCGGTCACGGAACTCCGGGGGCTCGGCGGAAACTTCCGCCCGTTCGCACCGGGATCGGCCGGGGAACTCGCCGCCGCCATGCGCGACCACATGGCCAGCCTGATGCAGAGCCGCCAGATGGCCGAAGCGGCACGGGCGGGGATTCGCCTTCCTTCGTGGCCGGAAACCCTCGAAAGCTACGCGGAACTCTACCGCTCGGCGGCCGCCGCCGTCTGA
- a CDS encoding AAA family ATPase has product MTPGNPHLADEATEKAVLGMILLDPAGLDRAGEIAPEVFTHAHCREAFEAMRELRESGEAIDPVNLGRRITLRGEMLQGVHSFLAELEAEAVSAVELPGKLETLARLKSNRERDRLLRQAIDGNRQGEDVSPLLAELQELGGALQPPGSGESELVCLADVEPETVEYLWNPFLPVRKLTIVEGNPGCGKTSLLLQIAAALSRGGTLPGDTAGREPSSTLYMTREDGLADTIRPRLEAYGGEPSRVFALQGKRTEGKRLGTFSLQDVAFLDRHLSQVRPALAVVDPVQSFLGPNVDMNKANEVRPVLDTLSGLAQKHGCAIVLIRHLGKQAKDAALYRGLGSIDFTAAARSQLLVAPLPDNPAGRVIAHVKASCSAPGKSLTFSLADGRFQWTGETDLQAHDLLAPEATSEERSAREEARQFVEEQLSDGPKKSSELFKAARALGHGDKTVRRVFRALGCRKERRSEGNRGQGGWWWSLPADDAGHSETDKLQS; this is encoded by the coding sequence ATGACGCCCGGGAATCCGCACCTTGCCGACGAGGCGACGGAAAAGGCGGTTCTCGGCATGATCCTGCTGGACCCTGCCGGGCTGGACCGTGCCGGTGAAATCGCGCCCGAGGTGTTCACGCACGCCCATTGCCGGGAAGCCTTTGAAGCGATGCGGGAGCTTCGGGAGTCCGGGGAAGCGATTGACCCGGTGAACCTCGGGCGGCGGATCACCCTTCGCGGGGAAATGCTTCAGGGCGTTCATTCGTTTCTGGCGGAACTGGAAGCCGAAGCCGTGAGCGCCGTTGAACTGCCGGGCAAGCTGGAAACGCTGGCCCGGCTGAAGTCCAACCGGGAGCGGGACCGGCTGCTGCGGCAGGCCATTGACGGAAACCGGCAAGGTGAGGATGTATCGCCGCTTCTGGCGGAACTCCAGGAGCTTGGCGGTGCGCTTCAGCCGCCGGGCTCCGGCGAGTCTGAACTGGTCTGTCTGGCGGACGTGGAACCGGAAACGGTCGAATACCTGTGGAATCCGTTTCTCCCGGTGCGGAAGCTGACCATCGTTGAAGGCAATCCGGGCTGCGGGAAAACCTCGCTCTTGCTCCAGATAGCGGCGGCCCTTTCCCGTGGCGGTACGCTGCCCGGCGACACGGCGGGGCGGGAACCGTCAAGTACCCTTTACATGACCCGCGAGGACGGGCTGGCCGATACGATCCGCCCGAGACTGGAAGCCTACGGCGGCGAACCTTCGAGGGTGTTCGCCCTTCAGGGGAAGCGGACGGAGGGAAAGCGGCTCGGCACGTTCTCCCTTCAGGACGTGGCGTTTCTCGACCGGCACCTTTCCCAAGTCCGCCCGGCGCTGGCCGTGGTGGACCCGGTGCAGAGTTTTCTCGGGCCGAACGTGGATATGAACAAGGCGAACGAGGTCCGGCCCGTTCTGGACACCCTCTCCGGGCTGGCCCAAAAGCACGGGTGCGCCATCGTGCTCATCCGGCACCTCGGCAAACAGGCGAAGGACGCGGCGTTATACCGGGGGCTCGGCTCAATAGACTTCACGGCGGCGGCCCGTTCGCAACTGCTGGTTGCGCCGCTGCCTGATAACCCGGCCGGCCGGGTCATTGCCCACGTCAAGGCGTCCTGTTCCGCGCCGGGTAAATCACTGACCTTTTCGCTGGCGGACGGACGGTTCCAGTGGACCGGCGAAACCGATCTTCAGGCCCATGACCTGCTCGCGCCCGAGGCCACCAGCGAGGAACGGAGCGCACGGGAAGAGGCCCGCCAATTCGTGGAAGAACAGTTGTCGGACGGTCCCAAGAAATCTAGCGAGTTGTTCAAGGCCGCCCGTGCCCTCGGTCACGGTGACAAGACCGTCCGCCGGGTTTTCCGGGCGCTCGGATGCCGGAAGGAACGCCGGAGCGAGGGCAACCGGGGGCAAGGCGGCTGGTGGTGGTCGCTCCCGGCGGATGACGCGGGGCACTCTGAAACGGACAAGTTGCAAAGTTGA
- a CDS encoding helix-turn-helix domain-containing protein produces the protein MPDNTFLKPKQAAERLGLTARCLEAWRHRGGGPRYVKAGYRIVRYRPEDLDSWVAERLVTSTSDAAARAAGKGRS, from the coding sequence ATGCCAGACAACACATTTTTAAAACCCAAACAGGCCGCCGAACGGCTCGGGCTCACTGCAAGGTGCCTTGAGGCGTGGCGTCACCGTGGAGGCGGCCCCCGTTACGTGAAGGCGGGTTACCGCATTGTCCGCTACCGGCCCGAGGACCTGGACTCATGGGTTGCTGAACGGCTCGTTACTTCCACCTCTGACGCGGCGGCCCGGGCCGCCGGAAAGGGGCGGTCATGA
- a CDS encoding site-specific integrase has translation MALSKRKVDSVYYPGGTNRKGCRVEWDGQLPGFGLRVYPSGIKSFVIKYRAQGRQRFMALGQYGVLTVDEARDLARRKLVEVIEGKDPQAEREKGRSGETFRDLKAVYIERHAKPRKRTWEEDERRLNKHVPSGWLNRKPVTITRAEIADLHRKIGKGAPIEANRTIKMLAKVFELAKQWGLMPEGLPNPARGIELYPERKRDRWVTAKELPELAKAINGYSNLYVRKALWLYLLTGVRKNELLRAKWSDVDLKSKELRLPDTKSGRAHTVPLSPEAVAILKELPREEGNPYVIPGGIPGSHYVNIGKAWRSVREKAGVTDVTLHDLRRTVGSWLAQSGNSLVLIGHVLNHSSVQTTKIYARLGEDQARKALDRHGKQLMAVAKKRTGGEVVPIRQAGG, from the coding sequence GTGGCACTAAGCAAGCGAAAAGTGGACTCTGTTTACTACCCGGGCGGCACGAACCGGAAGGGGTGCCGGGTCGAATGGGACGGCCAGCTTCCCGGTTTCGGATTGCGGGTCTACCCCTCGGGCATAAAGTCGTTCGTCATCAAATACCGGGCACAGGGGCGGCAACGGTTCATGGCCCTCGGGCAATACGGGGTGCTCACGGTGGATGAGGCGCGGGACCTGGCACGCCGCAAGCTGGTTGAAGTGATTGAAGGGAAAGACCCGCAAGCGGAGCGTGAAAAGGGCCGTAGCGGCGAGACGTTCAGGGACCTGAAGGCCGTCTATATCGAACGGCACGCCAAGCCCCGCAAGCGGACGTGGGAAGAGGACGAAAGGCGGCTCAACAAGCACGTTCCCTCGGGCTGGCTCAACCGGAAGCCCGTTACGATCACCCGGGCGGAAATTGCGGACCTTCACCGGAAAATCGGCAAGGGCGCCCCGATTGAGGCCAACCGAACAATCAAGATGCTCGCCAAGGTGTTTGAACTGGCGAAGCAGTGGGGGCTGATGCCCGAGGGGTTGCCCAACCCCGCACGGGGTATCGAACTTTACCCGGAGCGAAAGCGGGACCGGTGGGTAACGGCCAAAGAGCTGCCGGAACTCGCCAAGGCGATCAACGGGTATTCCAACCTGTATGTCCGCAAGGCCCTGTGGCTCTACCTGCTCACCGGTGTCCGCAAGAATGAACTGCTCAGGGCCAAATGGTCGGACGTTGACTTAAAGAGCAAGGAACTCCGGTTGCCGGATACCAAGTCGGGCAGGGCGCACACGGTTCCGCTCTCGCCCGAGGCCGTGGCGATCCTGAAAGAACTCCCGAGGGAAGAGGGGAACCCCTACGTAATCCCCGGAGGGATACCGGGAAGCCATTACGTGAACATCGGCAAGGCGTGGCGGAGCGTGCGGGAAAAGGCCGGGGTGACGGACGTGACGCTCCATGACCTGCGCCGCACCGTGGGAAGCTGGCTCGCCCAGTCGGGCAACTCCCTTGTGCTTATCGGCCACGTCCTCAACCACTCAAGCGTTCAGACCACCAAGATTTATGCCCGTCTCGGGGAAGATCAGGCCCGTAAGGCCCTTGACCGGCACGGCAAACAGCTAATGGCTGTGGCGAAGAAACGGACGGGCGGGGAAGTGGTTCCGATCCGCCAGGCGGGAGGGTGA
- a CDS encoding RHS repeat-associated core domain-containing protein, whose product MNTGPANDRTFTRKRQDAALGLVNFENRYYDPQAGRFISADPRQLEPAPLQAMRLVEWGFQSGSASPADGIPEQVRDWQGRTFEPQDLNRFSYVLNNPLNRVDVDGYGFWKWVKKFVLKVLSSVISIVMQALFMAILPIPLPGFGLSDAFWDTLGQMAANPFVIGADAATYASTQQKGGIGFHGYLVGAKTTMLGLSVGLAAIAVGAMQGKHVGIHAESVGGQGTIVFSGTGFVMGKASAQTIGHAMLLKVERNGIRKGWNFHDWVSHESLHLQQAGVLGDGYVASHVTMGMLAMMFGRELKDDQGNVLRDKWHDPKINFLEDHENDSPWKWGRWP is encoded by the coding sequence ATGAATACCGGACCGGCCAATGACCGGACCTTCACGCGCAAGCGGCAGGACGCCGCGCTTGGCCTCGTGAACTTCGAGAACCGCTACTACGACCCCCAGGCGGGCCGGTTCATCTCGGCCGACCCCCGGCAACTCGAACCCGCGCCGCTTCAGGCGATGCGGCTTGTCGAATGGGGGTTCCAGTCGGGAAGCGCCTCGCCCGCGGACGGCATCCCGGAGCAGGTGCGGGACTGGCAGGGGCGGACGTTCGAGCCGCAGGATCTGAACCGCTTCAGCTACGTGCTCAACAACCCGCTGAACCGGGTGGATGTGGACGGGTACGGGTTCTGGAAGTGGGTGAAGAAGTTCGTGCTGAAAGTGTTATCCAGCGTGATCAGCATCGTCATGCAGGCACTCTTCATGGCAATTCTCCCCATTCCCTTGCCCGGCTTTGGGCTGTCGGATGCGTTCTGGGATACACTTGGGCAGATGGCGGCAAACCCATTTGTGATCGGTGCTGACGCGGCAACCTACGCATCGACCCAGCAAAAAGGGGGGATTGGATTCCATGGCTATCTGGTCGGCGCGAAAACCACCATGCTTGGACTGTCGGTAGGTTTAGCGGCCATTGCAGTTGGTGCGATGCAGGGGAAGCATGTTGGCATCCATGCCGAATCTGTCGGTGGCCAAGGGACGATCGTATTTTCAGGCACCGGGTTCGTGATGGGAAAAGCATCCGCGCAAACTATCGGCCACGCCATGCTGCTCAAGGTCGAACGGAACGGAATCCGTAAAGGCTGGAACTTTCACGATTGGGTAAGCCACGAATCGTTGCACTTACAGCAGGCGGGCGTGCTTGGTGATGGATATGTGGCGTCACATGTAACAATGGGCATGCTTGCCATGATGTTTGGCCGGGAATTGAAAGATGACCAAGGCAACGTTCTACGCGATAAATGGCATGATCCAAAGATAAACTTCCTGGAAGACCATGAAAACGATTCGCCATGGAAATGGGGCAGGTGGCCATGA
- the sdhB gene encoding succinate dehydrogenase iron-sulfur subunit, translating into MTQAHGSEQQHTGGGKTVRFKVKRQDEAGSAPYWQEFEVPYEAGMNVISLLMGVQKNPKTAGGEPTTPVNWECACLEEVCGSCTMVINGKVRQSCSAIVDHLEQPIVLEPMGKFPVIRDLQVSRQPMFEALKRVKAWIPIDGTYDLGPGPRQSPKDQHVTYTLSTCMTCGCCVEACPNYNEKTGFIGAAAISQARLFNMHPTGERNADERLEALLGPGGIAACGNAQNCVQVCPKEIPLTESIAKMGRETIKYELRKWFGS; encoded by the coding sequence ATGACGCAGGCGCACGGTAGCGAACAGCAGCACACAGGCGGCGGCAAGACCGTCCGGTTCAAGGTGAAGCGGCAGGACGAGGCCGGCTCGGCGCCCTACTGGCAGGAGTTCGAGGTCCCCTACGAGGCGGGCATGAACGTGATCTCGCTGCTGATGGGCGTCCAGAAGAATCCGAAAACCGCCGGAGGCGAGCCCACCACCCCCGTGAACTGGGAATGCGCCTGCCTGGAGGAGGTCTGCGGCTCCTGCACCATGGTCATCAACGGGAAGGTGCGCCAGAGCTGTTCGGCCATTGTGGACCATCTGGAGCAGCCCATCGTCCTGGAGCCCATGGGCAAGTTCCCGGTGATCCGCGACCTGCAGGTGAGCCGCCAGCCGATGTTCGAGGCATTGAAGCGCGTGAAGGCGTGGATCCCGATCGACGGGACCTATGACCTGGGCCCCGGCCCGCGCCAGAGCCCGAAGGACCAGCATGTGACCTATACGCTGTCCACCTGCATGACCTGCGGCTGCTGCGTGGAGGCCTGCCCGAACTACAACGAGAAAACCGGCTTCATCGGGGCGGCGGCCATCAGCCAGGCGCGCCTGTTCAACATGCACCCGACCGGCGAGCGCAATGCCGACGAGAGGCTGGAGGCGCTGCTCGGTCCCGGCGGCATCGCCGCCTGCGGCAACGCGCAGAACTGCGTCCAGGTCTGCCCGAAGGAAATCCCCCTGACCGAGTCCATCGCCAAGATGGGCCGCGAGACGATCAAGTACGAACTACGCAAGTGGTTCGGAAGCTGA
- the sdhA gene encoding succinate dehydrogenase flavoprotein subunit has product MTAQGKAGNHVIIVGGGLAGLSAAMKVCELGGTVSLFSIVPVKRSHSVCAQGGINGAVNTKGQGDSPELHFKDTIKGGDFLANQKLPKLMCDAAPRIIYLFDRMGVTFNRTPEGLLDFRRFGGTLHHRTAFAGASTGQQLLYALDEQVRRYEAEGAVEKFEGWEYLRPVLDEEGICRGIVAVYMPTMELKVFKADAVLVATGGPGLIFGKSTNSAINTGGAAASTYACGAHYANGEFIQIHPTAIPGSDKLRLISESVRGEGGRVWVYRDGKPWYFLEEKYPRFGNLVPRDVASREIHDVVFNKGLGIDGKAMVYLDVTHLPKDYLDTKLKAVLEIYEKFAGFDPRKVPMKVFPGVHYSMGGLWVDDGHMTNLPGLFAAGEVDYQYHGANRLGANSLVSCIFGGFYSAEKILDYLGNQKKAGDKVAESVFTGAVRIEQEEFDRIKGMSGSENCFRMLDQLGDLMTENVTIVRYNDKLKETDVKLQELQDRWSRTGIVDRGSRMNREILFTRQFKYMLALARVITLGALKRDESRGSHYKPDFPDRNDEKFLKTTRAKFVGLTEAPEIAYEDVDISLMKPVARKYD; this is encoded by the coding sequence ATGACAGCACAGGGCAAGGCAGGAAATCACGTCATCATCGTCGGCGGCGGGCTCGCGGGGCTCTCGGCCGCGATGAAGGTTTGCGAACTGGGCGGCACCGTGTCGCTGTTTTCCATCGTTCCGGTGAAGCGTTCCCACTCCGTTTGCGCCCAGGGCGGCATCAACGGCGCGGTGAACACCAAGGGCCAGGGCGATTCACCGGAGCTTCACTTCAAGGACACGATCAAGGGCGGGGACTTCCTCGCCAACCAGAAGCTGCCGAAGCTGATGTGCGATGCCGCGCCCCGGATCATCTACCTGTTCGACCGGATGGGCGTCACGTTCAACCGCACACCGGAGGGGCTCCTCGATTTCCGCCGGTTCGGCGGCACGCTCCATCACCGCACGGCGTTCGCCGGCGCGTCCACCGGCCAGCAGCTTTTGTACGCGCTGGACGAGCAGGTCCGCCGCTACGAGGCCGAGGGTGCGGTCGAGAAGTTCGAGGGATGGGAATACCTCCGTCCCGTGCTGGATGAAGAAGGCATCTGCCGGGGCATCGTGGCGGTCTACATGCCGACGATGGAACTCAAGGTGTTCAAGGCTGACGCCGTGCTGGTGGCCACGGGCGGCCCAGGCCTCATTTTCGGCAAGTCCACGAACTCGGCCATCAACACCGGCGGCGCGGCGGCGTCTACCTACGCCTGCGGCGCGCACTATGCCAACGGCGAGTTCATCCAGATCCACCCGACCGCCATCCCCGGCTCGGACAAGCTGCGGCTCATCTCCGAATCGGTGCGCGGCGAAGGAGGCCGGGTGTGGGTCTACCGGGACGGCAAGCCCTGGTATTTCCTTGAGGAGAAGTATCCGCGCTTCGGGAACCTGGTGCCGCGTGACGTCGCCTCCCGCGAAATCCACGATGTCGTGTTCAACAAGGGGCTCGGCATAGACGGCAAGGCGATGGTCTACCTGGACGTGACGCACCTGCCGAAGGACTACCTGGACACCAAGCTCAAGGCGGTGCTCGAAATCTACGAGAAGTTCGCCGGTTTCGACCCGCGCAAGGTGCCCATGAAGGTGTTCCCCGGCGTCCACTACTCGATGGGCGGCCTGTGGGTGGATGACGGCCACATGACGAACCTTCCGGGCCTGTTCGCCGCCGGAGAGGTCGATTACCAGTATCACGGCGCGAACCGCCTCGGCGCGAACTCGCTCGTCTCCTGCATCTTCGGCGGGTTCTACTCGGCCGAAAAGATACTGGACTACCTCGGCAACCAGAAGAAGGCCGGCGACAAGGTGGCCGAATCGGTATTCACCGGCGCGGTGAGGATCGAGCAGGAGGAGTTCGACCGGATCAAGGGCATGAGCGGCAGCGAGAACTGCTTCCGGATGCTCGACCAGCTCGGCGACCTGATGACCGAGAACGTCACGATCGTCCGGTACAACGACAAGCTCAAGGAAACCGACGTGAAGCTCCAGGAGCTTCAGGACCGCTGGAGCCGGACGGGAATCGTGGACCGGGGCTCGCGCATGAACCGGGAGATCCTGTTCACCCGCCAGTTCAAGTACATGCTGGCGCTGGCGCGGGTCATCACGCTGGGGGCCCTGAAGCGCGACGAATCGCGGGGTTCCCACTACAAGCCCGATTTTCCTGACCGCAATGACGAGAAGTTCCTCAAGACCACGCGAGCGAAGTTCGTGGGGCTCACCGAGGCACCGGAGATTGCCTACGAGGACGTGGATATCTCCCTGATGAAGCCGGTGGCCCGGAAATACGACTGA
- a CDS encoding DNA starvation/stationary phase protection protein yields MGKKNKGGGASGPPKIDIGIGEKDRVAIARGLSSLLADTYTLYLTTHNFHWNVTGPMFQTLHLMFETQYNELALAVDLIAERIRALGEPAPGTYSDFAKLSSLSESKGVPKAKAMIRQLVNGQETVIRTARSIVATAEKASDEATLDLLTQRMQLHEKNAWMLRSLLEE; encoded by the coding sequence ATGGGCAAGAAGAACAAGGGCGGCGGCGCCAGCGGGCCGCCGAAAATCGACATCGGCATCGGGGAGAAGGACCGGGTGGCCATCGCCAGGGGCTTGAGCAGCCTTCTGGCCGACACCTATACGCTGTATCTCACCACCCACAATTTCCACTGGAACGTCACCGGGCCCATGTTCCAGACGCTGCACCTCATGTTTGAAACCCAGTACAACGAGCTGGCCCTGGCCGTTGACCTGATCGCCGAGCGTATCCGGGCCCTTGGCGAACCGGCGCCCGGCACCTATTCGGACTTCGCCAAACTGTCGTCGCTTTCCGAGTCCAAGGGGGTTCCCAAGGCCAAGGCGATGATCCGGCAACTGGTTAACGGGCAGGAGACGGTGATCCGCACGGCCCGGTCCATCGTGGCGACAGCCGAAAAGGCCAGTGACGAGGCCACGCTGGACCTCCTGACCCAGCGGATGCAGCTCCACGAAAAGAACGCCTGGATGCTCCGCTCCCTGCTGGAAGAATAA